From Streptomyces sp. TLI_105, the proteins below share one genomic window:
- the malQ gene encoding 4-alpha-glucanotransferase has translation MTLARLAARHGVATVHSPSEGVTVPVPDATVVAVLAALGVDAATPEAVAAALDAAERADRERLLPPTLVLRRDEDGAEGAGRPPLDLPPGTRLRVTTEDGAVVTGRDWSGLPLGVHTVEAQAPDGRAATGTLIVSPARVPGPGRRAYGLLVQLYSLLSTRSWGMGDLGDLRELATWAGRTHGAGFVQVNPLHAGVPGAPSDPSPYRPSSRRFPDPVHLRIEEIPEYALVGPERREELDRILAEAAELREQVLDKGALIDRDAVWEVKRRALELVLGTVEPGPGRRADFHDFLAERGRALEDHATYQALAERHGPHWRTWPEELRAPRTAEAAVRADPELAARVDFHCRLAWLTDRQLADAAAAAREAGMEIGIVHDLAVGVHPEGSDSWAQQEAFAAGMSVGAPPDAFNSRGQDWGLPPWRPDALAAAGYGPYRGLLRELLRHAGALRIDHVMGLFRLWWVPEGREPTEGTYVRYDAEAMLAVLVLEAHRAGALVIGEDLGTVEPGVREELARRGVFGTSVLWFERDWEGTGRPLPAGEWRAECVATATTHDLPSTAARLSGEHIGLRHRLGLLAGDLERERAADTAETAEWLDVFERKGLLPEGPGDEEAEIRAVHRFLLATPARMVGVWLPDAVGDRRPQNLPGTWDQYPNWRLPLAGPDGQPLTLEQLAASPRAHGLLRELRERTEASDAGSAPRGARTTPAGARTAPPDARTAPPGARHV, from the coding sequence GTGACCCTGGCCCGTCTCGCCGCCCGTCACGGCGTCGCCACCGTCCACAGCCCGTCAGAAGGCGTCACCGTGCCCGTGCCGGACGCCACCGTGGTGGCCGTCCTCGCCGCCCTGGGCGTCGACGCGGCCACCCCCGAGGCGGTCGCCGCCGCCCTCGACGCGGCGGAGCGGGCCGACCGCGAGCGCCTGCTGCCGCCGACCCTGGTCCTGCGCCGGGACGAGGACGGGGCGGAGGGGGCCGGCCGGCCCCCGCTGGACCTGCCGCCCGGCACCCGCCTGCGCGTCACCACCGAGGACGGCGCCGTCGTCACCGGCCGGGACTGGTCCGGGCTGCCGCTCGGCGTCCACACGGTGGAGGCGCAGGCCCCCGACGGGCGCGCGGCCACCGGCACCCTGATCGTGAGCCCCGCGCGCGTGCCCGGCCCCGGGCGCCGCGCCTACGGACTGCTCGTCCAGCTGTACTCGCTGCTCTCCACCCGCTCCTGGGGCATGGGCGACCTCGGCGACCTGCGGGAGCTCGCCACCTGGGCGGGCCGCACGCACGGCGCCGGGTTCGTCCAGGTCAACCCGCTCCACGCGGGCGTGCCCGGGGCGCCGAGCGACCCCTCCCCGTACCGGCCGTCCTCGCGCCGCTTCCCGGACCCCGTCCATCTGCGGATCGAGGAGATCCCCGAGTACGCCCTCGTGGGACCCGAGCGCCGCGAGGAGCTCGACCGGATCCTCGCCGAGGCGGCCGAACTGCGCGAACAGGTCCTCGACAAGGGCGCCCTGATCGACCGGGACGCCGTCTGGGAGGTCAAGCGGCGGGCCCTGGAGCTGGTGCTCGGCACCGTGGAGCCCGGCCCCGGCCGCCGCGCCGACTTCCACGACTTCCTCGCCGAGCGCGGCCGCGCCCTGGAGGACCACGCCACCTACCAGGCCCTCGCCGAGCGGCACGGCCCCCACTGGCGGACCTGGCCCGAGGAGCTGCGCGCGCCGCGCACCGCGGAGGCCGCCGTGCGCGCCGACCCCGAGCTGGCCGCCCGGGTCGACTTCCACTGCCGGCTGGCCTGGCTGACGGACCGGCAGCTCGCCGACGCCGCCGCGGCCGCCCGCGAGGCCGGCATGGAGATCGGGATCGTCCACGACCTGGCGGTCGGCGTCCATCCCGAGGGCTCGGACTCCTGGGCCCAACAGGAGGCCTTCGCGGCCGGCATGTCGGTCGGCGCCCCGCCCGACGCCTTCAACTCCCGGGGCCAGGACTGGGGCCTGCCGCCCTGGCGGCCCGACGCCCTCGCCGCCGCCGGCTACGGCCCATACCGGGGACTCCTCCGGGAACTCCTCCGCCACGCGGGCGCGCTGCGCATCGACCACGTGATGGGCCTGTTCCGGCTGTGGTGGGTGCCGGAGGGCCGCGAACCCACCGAGGGCACGTACGTCCGGTACGACGCCGAGGCGATGCTCGCGGTCCTCGTCCTGGAGGCGCACCGCGCCGGCGCCCTCGTCATCGGCGAGGACCTCGGCACGGTCGAGCCGGGCGTGCGCGAGGAGCTGGCCCGGCGCGGGGTGTTCGGGACCTCCGTGCTCTGGTTCGAGCGGGACTGGGAGGGCACCGGCCGGCCGCTGCCCGCGGGGGAGTGGCGCGCGGAGTGCGTCGCCACCGCCACCACCCACGACCTGCCCTCCACCGCCGCCCGGCTCTCCGGCGAGCACATCGGCCTGCGGCACCGGCTCGGGCTACTCGCCGGCGACCTGGAGCGCGAGCGGGCGGCGGACACGGCGGAGACCGCCGAGTGGCTGGACGTCTTCGAGCGGAAGGGTCTGCTGCCGGAGGGCCCGGGGGACGAGGAGGCCGAGATCAGGGCCGTCCACCGGTTCCTGCTCGCCACCCCGGCCCGGATGGTCGGCGTCTGGCTGCCGGACGCGGTGGGGGACCGCAGACCGCAGAACCTGCCGGGCACCTGGGACCAGTACCCCAACTGGCGGCTGCCGCTCGCGGGTCCGGACGGCCAGCCGCTCACCCTGGAGCAGCTCGCCGCCTCGCCCCGGGCTCACGGCCTGCTGCGCGAGCTCCGGGAAAGGACGGAGGCCTCGGACGCCGGCTCGGCACCTCGGGGAGCTCGTACGACACCCGCTGGGGCGCGTACGGCGCCCCCGGACGCCCGTACGGCACCCCCGGGCGCGCGGCACGTTTAG
- a CDS encoding MarR family winged helix-turn-helix transcriptional regulator: protein MNTKNPGPAPDAVDAITDQWAAVRPDLDTVPMAVFGRVYRLSDAMRGKVDKAYAPYGMGLGEFDVLATLRRSGEPYTLSPRELTATLMITTGGMTGRLDKLEKAGLLTRNPDPNDRRGLRVTLSERGKELVDQAVGAGLAEQRAALETALTEEEVEQLAGLLRKLLATTV from the coding sequence ATGAACACGAAGAACCCCGGCCCCGCCCCCGACGCCGTCGACGCCATCACCGACCAGTGGGCGGCCGTCCGCCCCGACCTGGACACGGTGCCGATGGCCGTCTTCGGACGCGTCTACCGCCTGTCCGACGCCATGCGCGGCAAGGTGGACAAGGCGTACGCGCCCTACGGCATGGGGCTCGGGGAGTTCGACGTGCTCGCGACGCTGCGCAGGTCCGGAGAGCCCTACACGCTCTCGCCGCGCGAGCTGACCGCCACGCTGATGATCACCACCGGCGGGATGACCGGCCGGCTGGACAAGCTGGAGAAGGCCGGGCTGCTCACCCGCAACCCCGACCCGAACGACCGGCGCGGGCTGCGCGTCACCCTCAGCGAGCGCGGCAAGGAGCTGGTGGACCAGGCCGTGGGGGCCGGCCTCGCGGAGCAGCGGGCCGCCCTGGAGACCGCGCTCACCGAGGAGGAGGTGGAGCAGCTGGCGGGGCTGCTGCGCAAACTGCTCGCGACCACCGTGTGA
- a CDS encoding EamA family transporter, with amino-acid sequence MSRKAAVVALTAVAPISWGSTYFVTTEFLPPDRPLFTGLMRALPAGLALLALTRKLPQGAWWWKSAVLGALNIGAFFPLLFLAAYRLPGGVAAVVGSVGPLFVVGLAALFLGEKPTVKTLLTAVTAAFGVSLVVLKAGAAFDLIGVGAGLLSSLSMSAGIVFTKRWGRPEGVGALAVTGWQLTAGGLVILPIAFLVEGAPPALTGANLAGYAYLAFGNTAISYFLWFRGIERLSASSATLLGPLSPITAAVIGWVALGQALGAVQVLGMVIAFGATLAGQLNPRTPKAVKGSFSSTEKNAQEVSMDLEVSAVRR; translated from the coding sequence ATGTCCCGCAAGGCAGCAGTCGTCGCTCTCACCGCCGTCGCCCCGATCTCCTGGGGCTCCACCTACTTCGTCACCACCGAGTTCCTGCCGCCCGACCGGCCGCTCTTCACCGGCCTCATGCGCGCCCTGCCCGCCGGCCTCGCCCTCCTCGCCCTCACCCGCAAGCTCCCGCAGGGCGCCTGGTGGTGGAAGTCCGCGGTCCTCGGAGCCCTCAACATCGGCGCCTTCTTCCCGCTGCTCTTCCTCGCCGCCTACCGGCTGCCCGGCGGGGTCGCCGCGGTCGTCGGTTCCGTCGGCCCGCTCTTCGTCGTCGGCCTCGCGGCCCTCTTCCTCGGCGAGAAGCCCACGGTGAAGACCCTGCTCACCGCCGTCACCGCCGCCTTCGGCGTCAGCCTCGTGGTCCTCAAGGCCGGAGCCGCGTTCGACCTGATCGGCGTGGGTGCCGGACTGCTCTCCTCCCTCTCGATGTCCGCCGGCATCGTCTTCACCAAGCGCTGGGGCCGCCCCGAGGGCGTCGGCGCCCTCGCCGTCACCGGCTGGCAGCTCACCGCCGGCGGCCTGGTCATCCTGCCCATCGCCTTCCTCGTCGAGGGCGCCCCGCCGGCCCTGACCGGCGCCAACCTGGCCGGCTATGCCTACCTCGCCTTCGGCAACACCGCGATCTCGTACTTCCTCTGGTTCCGCGGCATCGAGCGGCTCAGCGCCTCCTCGGCCACCCTCCTCGGCCCGCTCTCCCCGATCACCGCGGCCGTCATCGGCTGGGTGGCGCTCGGCCAGGCCCTCGGCGCGGTGCAGGTCCTCGGCATGGTGATCGCCTTCGGCGCCACCCTGGCCGGCCAGCTGAACCCCCGCACCCCCAAGGCCGTCAAGGGATCGTTCAGCTCTACTGAAAAGAACGCTCAGGAAGTTTCGATGGACCTGGAGGTTTCAGCGGTGCGACGGTAA
- a CDS encoding DMT family transporter, translating into MSLDTARNPAAPPATDTAPTERPAPAKGAGLGVLLALLATVVWSGSFVVARALHDTVPPVQAAFWRWIVALVAVAPLAARETWRQRHLIRRHLRFLVLAALLGITVYNTLVNQAGTATSAGNMGMIMAASPVLMALFARLGGNRLGPRRTTGMLVACAGVLLLVSKGSLTPDFATGDLWVMAAALCFASYSALLKRRPAELGGLAFLFTTFALGALMLLPAYGISLAVQGGFEPTTGTVGPLVYVGVLSSAVAFFAWNKAVTLIGAARAGIVYYLQPVCVALLSYALLGEQLGLLGGVSMVLILGGVVMSSAP; encoded by the coding sequence ATGAGCCTGGACACCGCACGCAACCCGGCCGCACCACCCGCCACCGACACCGCACCCACCGAGAGGCCGGCACCCGCCAAGGGCGCCGGCCTCGGCGTGCTCCTCGCCCTCCTCGCCACCGTCGTCTGGTCCGGCAGCTTCGTCGTCGCCCGCGCCCTCCACGACACCGTCCCCCCGGTCCAGGCCGCCTTCTGGCGCTGGATCGTCGCCCTCGTCGCCGTCGCCCCGCTCGCCGCCCGCGAGACCTGGCGCCAGCGGCACCTGATCCGCCGCCACCTCCGCTTCCTCGTCCTCGCCGCACTGCTCGGCATCACCGTCTACAACACCCTGGTCAACCAGGCCGGGACCGCCACCTCCGCCGGCAACATGGGCATGATCATGGCCGCCTCCCCCGTCCTCATGGCCCTCTTCGCCCGCCTCGGCGGAAACCGCCTCGGCCCGCGCCGCACCACCGGCATGCTCGTCGCCTGCGCCGGCGTCCTGCTCCTCGTCAGCAAGGGCTCCCTCACCCCCGACTTCGCCACCGGCGACCTCTGGGTCATGGCCGCGGCCCTCTGCTTCGCCTCCTACAGCGCCCTCCTCAAGCGCCGCCCCGCCGAACTCGGCGGCCTCGCTTTCCTCTTCACCACCTTCGCCCTCGGCGCCCTCATGCTCCTCCCGGCGTACGGGATCAGCCTCGCCGTCCAGGGCGGCTTCGAGCCCACCACCGGCACCGTCGGCCCCCTCGTCTACGTCGGCGTGCTCTCCTCCGCCGTCGCCTTCTTCGCCTGGAACAAGGCCGTCACCCTGATCGGCGCCGCCCGCGCCGGGATCGTCTACTACCTCCAGCCCGTCTGCGTCGCCCTCCTCTCGTACGCCCTCCTCGGCGAGCAGCTCGGCCTCCTCGGCGGCGTGAGCATGGTCCTGATCCTCGGCGGGGTCGTCATGAGCTCCGCCCCCTAG
- a CDS encoding LysR family transcriptional regulator: MTEWDIKKLQILRTLRDRGTVTATAEALLMTPSAVSQQLTNLAKQLGVRLLEAQGRRVRLTDAAHLVLRHAEVVFAQLERADAELDGYLRGEAGRVRVAAFPTSVPALLVPAVRQLRTAHPGLDVRIREAEAAEAYELLTAGEVDLALSLAAHAPSVRDPKYSRVPLLADPLDVALPAGHPLAGAPGLRLADLAAEPWIFGGSGPWSEITTAACEAAGFVPEQAHSASGWTAILAMVEAGMGIALVPRMASADRRSGTGVVMRVLSADQPRRHVVAAVRSGAEEGRAVARVLAALRQAAAARETVQQN, encoded by the coding sequence ATGACCGAGTGGGACATCAAGAAGCTCCAGATCCTCCGCACCCTCCGCGACCGCGGCACCGTCACCGCGACCGCGGAGGCGCTTCTCATGACCCCCTCGGCCGTCTCCCAGCAGCTCACCAACCTCGCCAAGCAGCTCGGCGTGCGGCTCCTGGAGGCCCAGGGGCGCCGGGTCCGCCTCACCGACGCCGCCCATCTGGTGCTGCGCCACGCGGAGGTGGTCTTCGCCCAGCTGGAGCGCGCCGACGCCGAACTCGACGGCTACCTGCGGGGCGAGGCCGGACGGGTGCGGGTCGCGGCCTTCCCGACGTCCGTGCCCGCGCTCCTCGTCCCCGCCGTGCGCCAGCTGCGGACCGCCCACCCCGGGCTCGACGTCCGGATCCGGGAGGCCGAGGCCGCGGAGGCGTACGAGCTGCTCACGGCCGGCGAGGTCGACCTCGCACTCTCGCTCGCCGCCCACGCGCCCTCCGTGCGCGACCCCAAGTACAGCCGGGTCCCGCTGCTCGCCGACCCCCTCGACGTCGCGCTGCCCGCCGGCCACCCGCTCGCCGGCGCCCCCGGCCTGCGGCTCGCCGACCTCGCCGCCGAGCCCTGGATCTTCGGCGGCTCGGGACCCTGGTCCGAGATCACCACCGCCGCCTGCGAGGCCGCCGGCTTCGTGCCCGAGCAGGCCCACAGCGCCTCCGGCTGGACCGCGATCCTCGCCATGGTCGAGGCCGGGATGGGGATCGCGCTCGTGCCCCGGATGGCCTCCGCGGACCGCCGGAGCGGGACCGGGGTCGTCATGCGGGTCCTCTCCGCCGACCAGCCGCGCCGCCACGTCGTCGCGGCGGTGCGGAGCGGGGCGGAGGAGGGCCGGGCGGTGGCCCGGGTGCTCGCCGCGCTCCGGCAGGCGGCGGCGGCCCGCGAGACCGTTCAGCAGAACTGA
- the alc gene encoding allantoicase, with the protein MSSLDANQDPHANDAAPYAGGDPYADYRTGDFPFTELVDLADRRLGAGVVAANDEFFAERENLLVRERAVFDPEHFGHKGKIMDGWETRRRRGADAENVFPAPEDHDWAIVRLGAPGVIRGIVVDTAHFRGNYPQKVSIQATAVEGSPSPAELLEAKWEELVPPTPVRGHAANGFAIDAERRFTHVRLCQHPDGGVARLRVHGEVVPDPEWLELLGTLDLIAVLNGGSYEDASDKFYSSPTQIILPGTSRKMDDGWENRRRRVRGTNDWVRFRLVAQGAVRAVEIDTAYLKGNSAGWIALQGRNGEDGEWFEIIPRTRLQPDTLHRFKLPAQAVVTHVRLDAFPDGGVARMRLHGALTEQGAADLRARYARLGG; encoded by the coding sequence ATGAGCAGCCTCGACGCGAACCAGGACCCGCACGCCAACGACGCCGCCCCCTACGCCGGCGGGGACCCCTACGCCGACTACCGCACCGGTGACTTCCCCTTCACCGAGCTCGTCGACCTCGCCGACCGCCGCCTCGGCGCCGGCGTCGTCGCCGCCAACGACGAGTTCTTCGCCGAGCGGGAGAACCTCCTCGTCCGCGAGCGCGCCGTCTTCGACCCGGAGCACTTCGGCCACAAGGGCAAGATCATGGACGGCTGGGAGACCCGCCGCCGCCGCGGCGCCGACGCCGAGAACGTCTTCCCCGCCCCCGAGGACCACGACTGGGCGATCGTCCGCCTCGGCGCCCCCGGCGTGATCCGCGGGATCGTCGTCGACACCGCCCACTTCCGCGGCAACTACCCGCAGAAGGTCAGCATCCAGGCCACCGCCGTCGAGGGTTCGCCCAGCCCCGCCGAGCTGCTCGAAGCGAAGTGGGAGGAGCTCGTCCCGCCGACCCCCGTCCGCGGCCACGCCGCCAACGGCTTCGCCATCGACGCCGAGCGCCGCTTCACCCACGTCCGGCTCTGCCAGCACCCCGACGGCGGCGTCGCCCGGCTCCGCGTCCACGGCGAGGTCGTGCCCGACCCCGAGTGGCTGGAGCTCCTCGGCACCCTCGACCTGATCGCCGTGCTCAACGGCGGCTCGTACGAGGACGCCTCGGACAAGTTCTACTCCTCGCCGACCCAGATCATCCTGCCCGGCACCTCCCGCAAGATGGACGACGGCTGGGAGAACCGCCGCCGCCGGGTCCGCGGCACCAACGACTGGGTGCGCTTCCGGCTCGTCGCCCAGGGCGCCGTCCGCGCCGTCGAGATCGACACCGCCTACCTCAAGGGCAACTCGGCCGGCTGGATCGCCCTCCAGGGCCGCAACGGAGAGGACGGCGAGTGGTTCGAGATCATCCCGCGCACCCGCCTCCAGCCCGACACCCTGCACCGCTTCAAGCTGCCCGCGCAGGCCGTCGTCACCCACGTCCGGCTCGACGCCTTCCCCGACGGCGGCGTCGCCCGGATGCGGCTCCACGGGGCGCTCACGGAGCAGGGCGCGGCCGACCTGCGCGCCCGGTACGCCCGCCTGGGCGGCTGA
- the pepN gene encoding aminopeptidase N has protein sequence MPGTNLTREEAQQRAALLTVDAYEVELDLTGAQEGGTYRSVTTVRFDSAEDGAETFIDLVAPAVHEVVLNGRTLDVAAVFRDSRIALDRLALGRNELKVVADCAYTNTGEGLHRFVDPVDDQAYLYTQFEVPDARRVFASFEQPDLKATFQFTVKAPSGWSVISNSPTPKPENDVWVFEPTPRISTYITALIVGPYHSVHSTYEKDGQVVPLGIYCRPSLAEFLDADHIFDVTRQGFDWFQEKFAYDYPFAKYDQLFVPEFNAGAMENAGAVTIRDQYVFRSKVTDAAYERRAETILHELAHMWFGDLVTMEWWNDLWLNESFATYTSVACQAAVPGTRWPHAWTTFANAEKTWAYRQDQLPSTHPIMAEINDLEDVLVNFDGITYAKGASVLKQLVAYVGQDEFFKGVQAYFQAHAFGNTRLSDLLGALEETSGRDLKTWSKAWLETAGINVLRPEIETDENGVITAFAVRQEAPALPAGAKGEAVLRPHRIAIGFYDLDETGKLVRTDRLELDVAAAERTAVEQLVGKARPAVVLLNDDDLSYAKVRFDAESLANVTAYLGDIAESLPRALCWASIWDMTRDGELATRDYLDLVLSNIAKESDIGVVQSLQGQVKAALDLYAAPEWREAGLTRWTEATLAHLQAAEPASDHQLAWARAFAATARTPQQLDLLAALLEGRESIEGLAVDTELRWAFVQRLAATGVYDEAEIAAELERDRTAAGERHAATARAARPTEAAKAEAWASVVEDDKLANAVQEAVIGGFVQADQRELLAPYTEKYFASIKHVSETRSHEMIQQIVVGLYPTLQVSQETLDATDAWIAANDPVPALRRMVTESRAGVERALRARAADAAAK, from the coding sequence GTGCCTGGGACAAACCTGACCCGTGAAGAGGCCCAGCAGCGGGCGGCGCTGCTGACCGTGGACGCGTACGAGGTCGAACTCGACCTCACCGGTGCGCAGGAGGGCGGCACCTACCGGTCCGTCACCACCGTCCGCTTCGATTCCGCCGAGGACGGCGCCGAGACCTTCATCGACCTCGTCGCCCCCGCCGTCCACGAGGTCGTGCTCAACGGCCGCACGCTCGACGTCGCCGCCGTCTTCCGCGACTCGCGGATCGCGCTCGACCGCCTCGCCCTGGGCCGCAACGAGCTGAAGGTCGTCGCCGACTGCGCGTACACCAACACCGGTGAGGGTCTGCACCGCTTCGTCGACCCGGTCGACGACCAGGCCTATCTGTACACCCAGTTCGAGGTGCCGGACGCGCGGCGGGTCTTCGCCTCGTTCGAGCAGCCCGACCTGAAGGCGACCTTCCAGTTCACCGTGAAGGCGCCGAGCGGCTGGTCGGTGATCTCGAACTCGCCGACGCCGAAGCCCGAGAACGACGTGTGGGTCTTCGAGCCGACCCCGCGCATCTCCACGTACATCACGGCCCTCATCGTCGGCCCGTACCACTCGGTGCACTCGACGTACGAGAAGGACGGACAGGTCGTCCCGCTGGGCATCTACTGCCGTCCCTCGCTGGCCGAGTTCCTCGACGCGGACCACATCTTCGACGTGACCCGCCAGGGCTTCGACTGGTTCCAGGAGAAGTTCGCGTACGACTACCCCTTCGCCAAGTACGACCAGCTGTTCGTGCCGGAGTTCAACGCGGGTGCGATGGAGAACGCGGGCGCGGTCACCATCCGCGACCAGTACGTCTTCCGCTCGAAGGTGACGGACGCGGCGTACGAGCGGCGCGCCGAGACCATCCTGCACGAGCTCGCCCACATGTGGTTCGGCGACCTCGTCACCATGGAGTGGTGGAACGACCTGTGGCTGAACGAGTCGTTCGCCACCTACACCTCGGTCGCCTGCCAGGCCGCGGTGCCGGGCACCCGCTGGCCGCACGCCTGGACCACCTTCGCCAACGCGGAGAAGACCTGGGCCTACCGCCAGGACCAGCTGCCGTCGACGCACCCGATCATGGCCGAGATCAACGACCTGGAGGACGTGCTCGTCAACTTCGACGGCATCACGTACGCCAAGGGCGCCTCGGTCCTGAAGCAGCTGGTGGCGTACGTCGGCCAGGACGAGTTCTTCAAGGGCGTGCAGGCCTACTTCCAGGCGCACGCCTTCGGGAACACCCGTCTGTCCGACCTCCTCGGCGCCCTGGAGGAGACCTCCGGCCGTGACCTGAAGACCTGGTCGAAGGCGTGGCTGGAGACCGCCGGCATCAACGTCCTCCGGCCGGAGATCGAGACCGACGAGAACGGCGTCATCACCGCCTTCGCCGTCCGCCAGGAGGCCCCCGCGCTGCCCGCCGGCGCCAAGGGCGAGGCCGTGCTCCGCCCGCACCGCATCGCGATCGGCTTCTACGACCTGGACGAGACCGGCAAGCTGGTCCGCACCGACCGCCTGGAGCTGGACGTCGCGGCGGCCGAGCGCACGGCCGTGGAGCAGCTGGTCGGCAAGGCCCGCCCGGCGGTCGTCCTCCTCAACGACGACGACCTGTCGTACGCCAAGGTCCGCTTCGACGCGGAGTCCCTGGCGAACGTCACCGCGTACCTCGGCGACATCGCCGAGTCCCTGCCGCGCGCCCTGTGCTGGGCCTCGATCTGGGACATGACCCGCGACGGCGAGCTCGCCACCCGCGACTACCTGGACCTGGTGCTCTCGAACATCGCCAAGGAGTCCGACATCGGCGTGGTGCAGTCGCTCCAGGGCCAGGTGAAGGCCGCGCTCGACCTGTACGCGGCGCCGGAGTGGCGCGAGGCCGGGCTCACCCGCTGGACCGAGGCCACCCTGGCGCACCTCCAGGCGGCCGAGCCGGCGAGCGACCACCAGCTGGCGTGGGCGCGGGCCTTCGCCGCGACCGCGCGCACCCCGCAGCAGCTGGACCTGCTGGCGGCCCTCCTGGAAGGACGCGAGTCGATCGAGGGCCTGGCGGTGGACACCGAGCTGCGCTGGGCCTTCGTGCAGCGCCTCGCGGCCACCGGGGTCTACGACGAGGCGGAGATCGCCGCCGAGCTGGAGCGCGACCGCACGGCGGCGGGCGAGCGGCACGCGGCCACCGCGCGCGCGGCCCGCCCGACGGAGGCGGCGAAGGCGGAGGCCTGGGCCTCGGTCGTCGAGGACGACAAGCTGGCGAACGCCGTGCAGGAGGCCGTCATCGGCGGCTTCGTCCAGGCCGACCAGCGCGAGCTGCTCGCCCCGTACACGGAGAAGTACTTCGCGTCGATCAAGCACGTCTCGGAGACCCGCAGCCACGAGATGATCCAGCAGATCGTGGTCGGCCTCTACCCGACGCTCCAGGTCTCGCAGGAGACGCTGGACGCGACGGACGCGTGGATCGCCGCGAACGACCCGGTCCCGGCGCTGCGGCGCATGGTGACGGAGTCCCGCGCGGGCGTCGAGCGTGCCCTGAGGGCGCGGGCGGCGGACGCGGCCGCCAAGTAG
- a CDS encoding TerD family protein, protein MTQIPKGANLPVPPQALHVAVSWRTGHGVPDVDVSALLLGAGERVRGDADLVFYNHAEHPSGAVRHLGKSAPGAPGSPAADWLWLDLARVEPDVGRLVIAASADGGSFGQVPGLDVRVTDGAGNPVAYCAVGDATAETAFVFGEFYRRDGGWRFRAVGQGYASGLAGLATDFGIMVEHPPPPIPGPGYVPPPPPPAPAAPPVPVADPYGGEFRPSVYQGRGRRTVHCDPGLPAGHWVLLEIESYHSLSTTIEACDAYGRAEEYLLTAYEDDVRARTVALVPRARPLALRVEADTPWTLRVLPLSHARRFDGHVEGLAHDLVIYEGPAGVLDFAHHGESDFTVHQHTPPLDPLYDDEERDLLVNEIGEVRVSAPVPGPGLLRISGDGPWKCSVRR, encoded by the coding sequence ATGACCCAGATACCCAAGGGGGCCAACCTGCCGGTGCCCCCGCAGGCCCTGCACGTCGCGGTCAGCTGGCGCACCGGGCACGGGGTGCCCGACGTGGACGTCTCCGCGCTGCTCCTCGGCGCCGGGGAGCGGGTGCGGGGTGACGCCGATCTGGTCTTCTACAACCACGCCGAGCACCCCTCGGGGGCCGTCCGGCACCTGGGGAAGTCGGCCCCGGGCGCGCCGGGCAGCCCGGCCGCGGACTGGCTGTGGCTGGACCTCGCGCGCGTGGAGCCCGATGTGGGGCGTCTGGTGATCGCCGCCTCCGCCGACGGGGGCTCCTTCGGGCAGGTGCCCGGGCTCGACGTGCGGGTCACCGACGGGGCCGGGAACCCCGTGGCGTACTGCGCGGTCGGGGACGCGACGGCGGAGACGGCCTTCGTCTTCGGCGAGTTCTACCGGCGGGACGGCGGCTGGCGGTTCCGCGCGGTCGGCCAGGGGTACGCCTCGGGGCTCGCCGGGCTCGCAACGGACTTCGGCATCATGGTGGAGCACCCGCCGCCGCCGATCCCGGGCCCCGGCTACGTCCCGCCGCCCCCTCCCCCGGCGCCCGCCGCCCCGCCCGTGCCGGTGGCCGATCCGTACGGCGGGGAGTTCCGGCCCTCCGTGTACCAGGGGCGCGGCAGGAGGACCGTGCACTGCGACCCGGGTCTTCCGGCGGGGCACTGGGTGCTCCTGGAGATCGAGTCGTACCACTCGCTGTCCACCACGATCGAGGCCTGCGACGCGTACGGGCGGGCCGAGGAGTACCTGCTCACGGCGTACGAGGACGACGTGCGCGCGCGTACCGTCGCCCTCGTCCCGCGCGCCCGCCCGCTGGCCCTGCGGGTGGAGGCCGACACCCCCTGGACGCTGCGGGTGCTGCCGCTCTCCCACGCGCGCCGTTTCGACGGCCACGTGGAGGGGCTCGCCCACGATCTGGTGATCTACGAGGGGCCGGCCGGAGTGCTCGACTTCGCGCACCACGGGGAGTCCGACTTCACGGTCCACCAGCACACCCCGCCGCTGGACCCGCTCTACGACGACGAGGAACGGGACCTGCTGGTGAACGAGATCGGCGAGGTCCGGGTGAGCGCCCCGGTGCCGGGGCCGGGGCTGCTGCGGATCAGCGGTGACGGGCCGTGGAAATGTTCCGTGCGCCGCTGA